A genomic region of Hypomesus transpacificus isolate Combined female chromosome 19, fHypTra1, whole genome shotgun sequence contains the following coding sequences:
- the LOC124481560 gene encoding low choriolytic enzyme-like isoform X3, with product MFVFRFSWAVLVLLLVSVWAEELTKEETSVELSEGLPVSVLLERANRNRVPDLGGPILVEGDIAVDSEAERNADPCTSRGCMWGKFTDGKVYVPYYISNQYSSRERSIIERGLESFSSVSCIRFRPYRNSDRDYLSIEPRSGCSSYVGRRGGGQTVSLDRQGCLYHGTVQHELLHALGFNHEQTRSDRDKHIRIYWENILDSYKFAYDKIATLNQGTPYDYNSVMQYHRYAFSKNNKPTMVPIPNGNLAFGEATEMSRNDIIRLTSLYKC from the exons ATGTTTGTGTTCAGATTCTCCTGGGCTGTCCTGGTCCTGCTGCTGGTCTCTGTCTGGGCCGAGGAGCTCACGAAG GAAGAGACTTCTGTCGAACTGTCAGAGggcctgcctgtgtctgtgctgctggaGAGAGCCAATAGAAATAGGG TCCCTGACCTGGGTGGACCTATCCTGGTTGAGGGTGACATCGCTGTGGACTCCGAGGCTGAGAGGAACGCTGATCCTTGCACCTCCCGTGGCTGCATGTGGGGAAAGTTTACAGACGGAAAGGTCTACGTTCCCTACTACATCTCCAACCAGTACT cctccaGGGAGAGGTCCATCATTGAGAGAGGTCTGGAGTCCTTCTCCTCCGTCTCCTGCATACGTTTCAGACCCTACCGCAACAGTGACAGGGACTACCTCAGCATTGAGCCACGTAGCGG GTGCTCCTCCTATGTTGGTCGCCGTGGTGGTGGCCAGACTGTGTCTCTGGATCGCCAGGGCTGCCTGTACCACGGCACTGTTCAGCATGAGCTTCTGCACGCCCTGGGCTTCAACCACGAGCAGACCCGCTCTGACAGGGACAAGCACATTAGGATCTACTGGGAAAACATCCTAGATA GTTACAAGTTTGCCTATGACAAGATCGCCACTCTGAACCAGGGCACTCCCTATGACTACAACTCAGTGATGCAGTACCATAG GTATGCCTTCTCCAAAAACAACAAACCCACCATGGTGCCCATCCCCAACGGAAACCTGGCTTTTGGTGAAGCCACTGAGATGAGCAGGAATGACATCATCAGGCTCACCTCACTGTACAAGTGCT aA
- the fadd gene encoding protein FADD — protein MTDFFSVLLKISDDLRDDNLEKMKFLCQELGKRRLEKIDSGIKLFQELMQRKELGLNNTEPLKILLNKIRREDLAETLNNFESQSHGPHTNLPDKTEQAKLKAARKVIMAQLGRKWRMLGRRLGLTEAMLDGVVTKHRDVLEDQVAGMLCVWEKSQGAEAQADDLVRALRSCDLNLTADLVVKELEKLKGE, from the exons ATGACTGATTTCTTCAGCGTTTTACTGAAAATTTCAGACGATCTACGTGATGACAATTTGGAAAAAATGAAGTTCCTTTGTCAAGAATTAGGGAAAAGGCGTCTCGAGAAAATTGACAGTGGCATTAAACTTTTTCAAGAATTGATGCAGCGTAAAGAACTTGGACTTAACAACACGGAACCTCTTAAAATACTTTTGAACAAAATTCGTCGGGAAGATCTCGCTGAGACATTGAATAACTTTGAAAGTCAGTCTCATGGACCACATACAAATCTACCGGACAAAACGGAACAAG CCAAACTTAAAGCTGCAAGAAAAGTAATCATGGCCCAGCTTGGGAGGAAGTGGCGGATGTTGGGCCGGAGGCTGGGCCTGACAGAGGCCATGCTGGACGGCGTGGTCACCAAGCACCGCGACGTCCTGGAGGATCAAGTGGCAGGGATGCTGTGTGTATGGGAGAAGAGCCAGGGTGCCGAGGCACAGGCGGATGACCTTGTACGAGCCCTTAGGAGCTGTGACCTGAACCTGACTGCTGATCTGGTGGTGAAGGAACTGGAAAAGCTCAAAGGagaatga